Proteins co-encoded in one Mesorhizobium huakuii genomic window:
- a CDS encoding IS110 family transposase → MKYFAGLDVSLEETAICVVDEAGRIVKETRAASEPQALIEALRKVDLPLERIGLEACSLTAWLHDGMCADGLPAICIETRQANAAMKMMPNKTDRNDARALAQIMRTGWYRQVHVKSRQCRLWRSLLVARRTVLNETRTIENVVRAILREAGIKLGTPSRTAFASRVRELAGTDPVVMPLVEPLLTILATMLGEFARLTKQVLGLVRQEEVCRRLMSVPGVGPITALAFRATIDQPDRFRRSRDVGAHLGLTPARYQSGETDIQGKVSRCGDELARTALYEAAHSLLVLSKKWSSLRAWGMNVAKRRGMARARVAVARKLAVILHRMWSDATEFRFGKAPGRVSA, encoded by the coding sequence ATGAAGTATTTTGCCGGACTTGACGTGTCTTTGGAAGAGACCGCGATTTGCGTGGTCGACGAGGCCGGGCGGATCGTGAAGGAGACGCGTGCGGCGAGCGAGCCGCAGGCGTTGATCGAAGCGTTGCGGAAAGTCGATCTGCCGCTGGAGCGCATCGGGCTCGAAGCGTGTTCGCTGACGGCCTGGCTTCACGACGGGATGTGCGCCGATGGCCTGCCGGCCATTTGCATCGAGACCCGGCAGGCCAATGCGGCGATGAAGATGATGCCAAACAAGACGGATCGGAATGACGCCCGCGCGCTGGCGCAGATCATGCGCACCGGCTGGTATCGACAGGTGCATGTCAAGAGCCGGCAGTGCCGTCTCTGGCGATCCCTCCTCGTCGCCCGCCGCACGGTGCTGAACGAAACGCGCACCATCGAGAACGTGGTTCGGGCGATCCTGCGGGAGGCCGGCATCAAGCTGGGCACGCCGTCGCGAACCGCCTTCGCCAGTCGTGTGCGCGAGTTGGCCGGCACGGATCCGGTTGTCATGCCTTTGGTCGAGCCACTGCTGACGATCCTCGCTACAATGCTGGGAGAGTTCGCCCGCCTGACGAAGCAGGTTCTCGGTCTCGTTCGCCAGGAAGAGGTCTGTCGGCGGCTGATGAGCGTTCCAGGTGTGGGACCCATCACCGCGCTCGCCTTTCGTGCCACGATTGATCAGCCGGACCGCTTTCGTCGCTCGAGGGATGTCGGCGCGCATCTGGGTCTGACCCCGGCACGCTATCAATCTGGTGAGACGGACATTCAGGGCAAGGTCAGCCGATGCGGTGACGAACTCGCCCGCACGGCTCTCTATGAGGCAGCCCATTCGCTGCTCGTGCTCAGCAAGAAATGGTCGAGCCTCAGAGCCTGGGGCATGAACGTCGCCAAACGGCGCGGTATGGCTCGAGCCCGAGTTGCTGTTGCCCGCAAGCTCGCTGTCATTCTGCATCGCATGTGGAGTGATGCAACAGAATTCCGCTTCGGCAAGGCACCCGGCCGCGTATCGGCATGA